In Synergistaceae bacterium, a genomic segment contains:
- the tsaD gene encoding tRNA (adenosine(37)-N6)-threonylcarbamoyltransferase complex transferase subunit TsaD: protein MKNNFLTLGIESSCDDTGIAILKGQYDVIFSLLASQTSKHSLYGGVVPELASRMHQESIIPLLKEVLSKAGITKPSKEIDLIAVTAGPGLMGSLLVGVMTAKALSQGWNVPIVAVNHLEGHLFANVVTNKDLKPPFLSVIVSGGHTEIILVREFGSYILLGSTRDDAAGEAYDKISKVLGLGYPGGPAIDELAKTGDPDRYKLPMPLSDTQDVEFSFSGLKTATITLIHKLEKTEGKIDTNDLCASFQKAVVGSIIGKLLLAINKTGVHKVAISGGVAANSRLREDLQNLFEKNNWELYLPPKMVCTDNAIMIAAAGYNMFDRGIKSDLSFSPNPSWTIW from the coding sequence ATGAAAAATAATTTTTTGACGTTAGGTATTGAATCTAGTTGTGACGATACAGGAATAGCTATACTAAAAGGACAATATGATGTCATTTTTTCTCTCCTTGCAAGCCAAACCTCTAAGCACTCTCTGTACGGAGGAGTTGTGCCAGAATTGGCTTCTAGAATGCACCAAGAATCAATAATTCCCTTACTAAAAGAGGTCCTTTCTAAAGCAGGTATAACAAAACCTTCAAAAGAGATAGATTTAATAGCGGTAACTGCTGGTCCGGGTTTAATGGGTTCTTTGTTGGTAGGAGTAATGACGGCGAAAGCGCTTTCCCAAGGATGGAATGTTCCTATTGTAGCAGTCAATCATTTAGAAGGGCATTTGTTTGCTAATGTTGTGACTAATAAGGATTTAAAACCTCCTTTTCTTTCAGTTATAGTATCTGGAGGACATACAGAAATTATTTTGGTAAGAGAATTTGGTAGTTATATATTACTGGGTAGTACCAGAGATGATGCTGCAGGAGAAGCATATGACAAGATATCCAAGGTTCTTGGCCTTGGTTATCCGGGTGGACCTGCAATAGATGAGCTTGCAAAGACAGGGGACCCTGATCGATATAAACTCCCTATGCCTCTCTCCGATACACAGGATGTTGAATTTAGTTTTAGTGGTCTTAAAACAGCAACAATTACATTAATACATAAATTGGAAAAAACAGAGGGGAAAATAGATACCAATGATTTATGTGCATCCTTTCAGAAGGCAGTTGTAGGTTCTATTATTGGTAAATTGCTACTAGCTATTAATAAAACTGGGGTACATAAAGTAGCTATCTCTGGTGGTGTGGCAGCTAATTCAAGACTTAGAGAAGATTTACAGAATCTTTTCGAGAAAAATAACTGGGAATTGTATTTGCCGCCGAAAATGGTGTGTACGGATAATGCTATTATGATAGCAGCTGCAGGATATAACATGTTTGATAGAGGAATTAAAAGTGATTTGTCTTTCTCACCAAATCCATCATGGACAATCTGGTAA
- the murJ gene encoding murein biosynthesis integral membrane protein MurJ, with protein MKKNEKLSGMVRHAITMMLGTSLSRILGLAREMFTAAFFGATRQLDAFYIAYTLANLSRQLLAEGALSASFVPIFSKTLSFDGKDKAQNLAKQSLSVLIFGATLVILVGIFLAPLLVKIMAPGFVAEDRTLAIALTRYMFPFLLFVSIGALAMGILNSMGSFFVPAIAPAVSNFAYILFLIIFMKNLTIWNLATAVLIGGICQMLVQWYWCKKMGIKLIPAMPQKNNQELKSMMTLFFPYAAGLSLNQVNPVISRIMGSFLVGGSISVLNYADRVLQLPLGLFVIAISQAVLPILSRHDAEDTESFRDFIRDALRFSLFVVLPVAFGLFLISEEIINLLFYRGAFSLWAWHATSVSLAIYGIGLPGMACSTVILRAMYARKMPKGALNVTAVTVCVNFCASFILTYVLNFEYAGLAAATAIAFTCSGIYGAWALSRNLKEKLGVFTRDWVLKMAVSIILMIFTILIFKKYFSYPLSGGLGYKSIWIVSAISIAFITYMLSTLSLKCTEWQWVYDAIKSESK; from the coding sequence GTTAGATGCGTTTTATATAGCTTATACGTTAGCCAACTTATCAAGACAACTATTGGCAGAAGGTGCACTTTCTGCTTCATTTGTCCCTATTTTCTCCAAAACATTATCTTTTGATGGAAAAGACAAGGCACAAAATTTGGCAAAACAGTCTCTTTCCGTTCTTATTTTTGGAGCGACTCTAGTTATTTTAGTGGGCATATTCTTAGCTCCCTTACTCGTAAAAATTATGGCCCCAGGATTTGTTGCAGAAGATAGAACTTTAGCCATTGCACTTACAAGATATATGTTTCCATTTTTACTTTTTGTTTCTATAGGCGCATTGGCAATGGGCATCCTAAACAGTATGGGAAGTTTTTTTGTTCCTGCGATTGCCCCTGCAGTTAGTAATTTTGCCTATATCCTTTTTCTAATCATTTTTATGAAAAACTTGACGATATGGAATTTAGCCACCGCCGTTTTAATCGGAGGTATATGTCAGATGCTTGTGCAGTGGTACTGGTGTAAGAAAATGGGTATAAAGCTGATACCAGCGATGCCACAAAAAAATAATCAAGAATTAAAAAGTATGATGACGTTGTTCTTCCCTTATGCAGCGGGACTTTCTCTAAATCAAGTAAATCCTGTAATAAGCCGAATAATGGGTTCTTTCCTAGTTGGTGGTTCGATATCAGTTTTAAACTATGCCGACAGAGTGCTACAACTTCCTTTAGGTCTTTTTGTGATCGCAATCTCTCAGGCAGTATTACCAATACTCTCAAGACATGATGCCGAAGACACAGAATCTTTTCGTGATTTCATAAGAGATGCACTAAGATTTAGCTTATTTGTTGTTCTTCCGGTAGCATTTGGTCTCTTTTTAATTTCTGAAGAAATAATAAATTTGCTTTTTTATAGAGGTGCTTTCTCTTTATGGGCATGGCACGCAACGTCAGTGTCTCTTGCTATTTATGGTATAGGATTGCCAGGGATGGCATGTAGTACCGTAATTTTGCGAGCCATGTATGCAAGAAAAATGCCCAAAGGGGCACTTAATGTTACAGCAGTAACAGTATGTGTTAATTTTTGTGCAAGCTTCATTCTTACTTATGTATTAAATTTTGAATATGCGGGGCTTGCCGCAGCTACAGCAATCGCATTTACGTGTTCCGGGATTTACGGAGCTTGGGCTCTTTCTCGCAACTTAAAGGAAAAACTAGGTGTTTTCACCAGAGATTGGGTTCTCAAGATGGCAGTTTCAATTATTTTAATGATTTTCACTATTTTAATATTTAAGAAATACTTTAGTTATCCATTGAGCGGCGGACTCGGATACAAATCTATTTGGATTGTTTCCGCAATATCTATCGCTTTTATAACATATATGTTGTCTACATTGTCATTGAAATGTACTGAGTGGCAATGGGTTTACGATGCAATAAAAAGTGAATCTAAATAA
- the purH gene encoding bifunctional phosphoribosylaminoimidazolecarboxamide formyltransferase/IMP cyclohydrolase, whose translation MLETRKALISVWDKTGIVELAQGLVAHGYEIVSSSGTAKHLRDGGISVTEVVDLTGLPSILGGRVKTLHPAIMGGILAKRGCAQDNEDRKTHKIPLIDVVVCTLYPFEDTAKKNADLDELIEKIDIGGVSLLRAGAKNYYSVTVLSDIEDYPAALEELKKNQGFTIEFNQKMALKAFATTANYDATIYKGLFREVGAEEGPSENKIISLHKIQNLRYGENPHQKAEYFLPTLEESPFEQFSGKELSYNNLLDLDTLLRGCSIFQDNCACVIVKHTTPCGTAKGNNSLDAFRKALDCDPISAFGGIIGFTRSVDMETASAITETFFEIVAAPSFEDKVIEYFKEKKPNLRVLEISPKYTPKLQVTGNRVGFLIQEDKLPAFPQEEMGTWVGTPRPDLWDDLLFAWKTAAITKSNAISIVKNGSALGIGGGFTNRVDAAAYALNLAGEKAKDAVLASDAFFPFADTVELAAKAGIVAIIEPGGSIRDKEVMERAEELGLSMFIGGTRTFRH comes from the coding sequence ATGCTGGAAACCAGAAAGGCCCTTATCTCAGTTTGGGATAAAACGGGTATAGTTGAACTAGCTCAGGGATTAGTCGCACATGGATATGAAATAGTCTCAAGTTCCGGTACTGCTAAACATCTTAGGGATGGGGGTATATCAGTCACCGAGGTCGTAGATTTAACTGGACTTCCTTCAATATTAGGAGGAAGAGTTAAAACTCTTCATCCTGCAATTATGGGAGGCATTCTCGCAAAACGCGGCTGTGCACAGGATAATGAAGACCGTAAAACTCATAAAATACCCTTAATTGATGTAGTAGTTTGCACTCTTTATCCCTTCGAAGATACAGCTAAGAAGAATGCAGATTTAGATGAACTAATTGAAAAAATAGATATCGGCGGTGTTTCTCTTTTAAGAGCGGGAGCAAAAAACTATTATAGTGTAACAGTTTTATCTGATATTGAAGATTATCCCGCCGCTCTTGAAGAATTAAAGAAAAATCAAGGTTTTACTATAGAATTTAATCAGAAAATGGCACTAAAAGCTTTTGCTACTACCGCAAATTATGATGCAACTATATACAAAGGCCTATTTCGAGAAGTAGGAGCGGAAGAAGGCCCCTCTGAAAATAAAATAATTTCATTACACAAAATCCAAAATCTTCGTTATGGTGAAAATCCACATCAAAAAGCAGAATATTTCCTTCCCACTCTTGAGGAGTCTCCATTTGAACAGTTTTCTGGAAAAGAACTCTCTTATAACAACTTACTCGATTTAGACACTTTGTTACGCGGCTGTTCTATTTTTCAAGATAACTGTGCTTGTGTAATTGTAAAACATACAACTCCCTGTGGCACAGCAAAAGGGAACAACTCTCTTGACGCATTTAGGAAAGCCCTAGATTGTGATCCCATCTCCGCTTTCGGTGGAATAATAGGATTTACACGTTCTGTCGATATGGAGACCGCAAGTGCTATTACAGAAACATTCTTTGAAATAGTAGCTGCTCCTTCGTTTGAAGACAAGGTTATTGAATATTTTAAGGAAAAGAAACCTAATCTTCGTGTTCTGGAAATTTCCCCCAAATACACCCCTAAATTACAAGTTACTGGTAATCGAGTAGGATTTCTAATCCAAGAGGACAAACTTCCCGCTTTTCCACAAGAGGAAATGGGCACATGGGTTGGCACTCCTAGACCTGACCTTTGGGACGATTTACTTTTCGCCTGGAAAACAGCTGCAATAACAAAAAGCAACGCTATTTCTATTGTGAAGAACGGATCTGCTCTCGGAATAGGCGGTGGTTTTACGAACAGAGTCGATGCGGCAGCATATGCTTTAAATCTTGCAGGAGAGAAAGCCAAAGACGCTGTGTTGGCATCGGATGCATTCTTCCCCTTTGCCGACACTGTTGAACTCGCAGCAAAAGCTGGCATAGTAGCTATTATTGAGCCAGGCGGCTCAATACGAGATAAAGAAGTCATGGAGCGTGCGGAAGAGCTTGGCCTGAGTATGTTCATTGGCGGGACCCGTACGTTTAGGCATTAG
- a CDS encoding phosphoribosylformylglycinamidine cyclo-ligase, with amino-acid sequence MNKKLSYEDSGVSISTGDAWVNVIKDLLKKRPKSENLLGTVGGFVGLYNIGAGQCIASCCDGVGTKLEFAKETDSYRQLGQDLVAMNVNDLVTIGARPLFFLDYIACGKLNINVLKEIVEGVLDACDESGCALLGGETAEMPGVYSQDGFDLAGFSVGLVDQDKIIDGEKIEKGNIIVGLSSSGAHSNGYSLIRTALGKNGLNVDLNTKPENWEETIGEAVMKPTKLYVRAASKVIKTGKIKGMAHITGGGMYSNIIRILPEGLDADIDFSSWKRPRIFDLIQSAGIDEDEMRKVFNLGIGYIFVLNIGDFDEIAEVLSKVGEKPIIIGKVVKK; translated from the coding sequence ATGAATAAAAAATTAAGCTACGAAGATTCTGGAGTAAGTATCTCAACTGGTGACGCTTGGGTTAATGTAATCAAAGATTTATTAAAAAAACGTCCTAAATCCGAAAACTTACTTGGAACAGTAGGAGGATTTGTTGGTCTCTACAATATTGGTGCTGGACAATGTATTGCGTCTTGTTGCGATGGAGTTGGAACAAAACTGGAATTCGCAAAAGAAACCGATTCCTATAGACAACTCGGACAGGACTTAGTAGCTATGAACGTCAACGATTTAGTTACAATCGGAGCACGCCCACTCTTTTTCCTAGATTACATAGCATGCGGGAAATTGAATATAAACGTTTTAAAAGAAATAGTTGAGGGAGTACTTGATGCTTGCGATGAAAGTGGCTGTGCTCTCTTAGGAGGAGAAACTGCTGAAATGCCAGGAGTATACAGTCAAGACGGATTTGATCTCGCTGGATTCTCCGTAGGGTTAGTAGACCAAGATAAAATTATTGATGGGGAAAAAATTGAAAAGGGCAACATTATTGTAGGATTAAGCAGTTCCGGAGCACATAGTAATGGTTATAGCTTGATAAGAACCGCTCTTGGTAAAAACGGACTCAACGTAGACCTCAATACAAAACCAGAAAATTGGGAAGAAACTATAGGTGAAGCAGTTATGAAACCGACAAAACTCTATGTTAGAGCTGCTTCCAAAGTGATAAAAACAGGGAAAATAAAAGGAATGGCACATATTACCGGAGGAGGCATGTATTCGAATATTATTCGTATATTACCCGAAGGACTTGATGCTGATATAGACTTTAGCTCTTGGAAAAGACCGAGAATTTTCGATCTCATACAGAGTGCGGGAATTGACGAAGATGAGATGAGAAAGGTATTTAATTTAGGTATAGGCTATATTTTTGTTCTCAATATAGGGGATTTTGATGAAATAGCTGAAGTACTTTCAAAAGTTGGAGAAAAGCCCATTATCATTGGTAAGGTAGTTAAAAAATGA
- the purD gene encoding phosphoribosylamine--glycine ligase: MRIMVLGGGGREHAVIHALSKSKITTELHCCPGNPGIAKLAKCHIGDPCNPAEMLTLCKSNGIELVFVGPEAPLVAGTADILREAGILVMGPSMLGARLEGSKAYSKQFMAKYKIPTSSFDLCTDIDSCRKALKKRSAPYVVKADGLASGKGAFLLDTFEEAMNTCAMMLEDFLLGVAGRVVIIEDFVPGQEATVLALTDGKTIRVLPSSQDHKRILDGDKGDNTGGMGAYSPVPWVDDKFMKKVTQEILQPTLDGLEIEAIPFCGVIYAGIMVSPDGSLSLLEYNVRLGDPEAQVVLPVFDGDFGEVILACTQGKLNEIDWPTPKLNALGVVMSSGGYPNQFEKGFEIIESFNSIPSTYVYHAGTKLDSEGKLVTAGGRVLTVVGIAETLQKARDLAYKRVESISFKNAFYRKDIGDKSLKGVIK, from the coding sequence ATGAGAATTATGGTATTAGGCGGTGGCGGTCGCGAACACGCAGTAATACACGCCCTATCAAAATCAAAAATAACAACCGAACTACATTGTTGTCCCGGAAATCCTGGCATAGCGAAACTTGCCAAATGTCATATTGGAGATCCTTGTAATCCGGCAGAGATGTTAACTTTATGTAAAAGCAACGGTATTGAGCTGGTTTTTGTTGGACCTGAAGCTCCACTGGTAGCTGGTACGGCAGATATTTTACGAGAAGCTGGCATTCTAGTTATGGGCCCCAGCATGTTGGGAGCTCGTTTAGAAGGAAGCAAAGCCTACTCAAAACAATTTATGGCCAAATATAAAATTCCAACTTCTTCTTTTGATCTTTGTACTGATATTGATAGTTGCAGAAAAGCTTTAAAAAAACGTTCTGCACCATATGTAGTTAAAGCTGACGGATTGGCTTCAGGAAAAGGGGCTTTTCTTTTAGACACGTTCGAAGAAGCTATGAATACCTGCGCAATGATGCTCGAAGACTTTCTACTTGGAGTTGCAGGCAGAGTTGTAATAATCGAAGATTTCGTTCCTGGACAAGAAGCTACGGTTCTTGCTTTGACAGATGGTAAAACAATACGAGTTTTACCATCAAGTCAAGACCATAAGAGAATTTTAGATGGTGATAAAGGTGATAATACTGGCGGTATGGGAGCCTATTCTCCCGTTCCTTGGGTAGATGACAAATTTATGAAAAAAGTTACCCAGGAAATCCTTCAGCCTACTCTCGATGGTTTAGAGATAGAGGCCATCCCATTTTGCGGTGTAATTTATGCTGGAATTATGGTATCTCCTGATGGCTCACTTTCCCTCTTAGAATATAATGTCAGACTTGGCGACCCTGAGGCTCAGGTAGTCCTTCCTGTTTTTGACGGAGATTTTGGAGAGGTTATTCTCGCCTGTACTCAAGGGAAGCTAAACGAAATTGATTGGCCAACTCCCAAACTAAATGCGTTAGGCGTTGTAATGTCTTCCGGTGGTTATCCAAATCAATTTGAAAAAGGGTTTGAAATAATAGAATCTTTTAATTCCATACCCTCCACATACGTTTATCATGCGGGAACAAAGCTTGACAGCGAAGGGAAATTAGTCACAGCTGGTGGGAGAGTATTGACTGTTGTAGGCATAGCAGAAACACTTCAAAAAGCGAGAGACTTAGCTTATAAGCGCGTTGAGTCAATCTCTTTTAAGAATGCCTTTTATAGAAAAGATATTGGAGACAAGTCTTTAAAGGGGGTAATTAAATGA
- the purN gene encoding phosphoribosylglycinamide formyltransferase has product MTFPKIAILISGTGSNMESIVKACKTGELKAEVTFVGSSSSSAKGLQTAASYGIDTCVFNYKSLEREKAEKEIIEKIIKTNSEWIILAGFMRVLSPAFVKRFTGKIINIHPSLLPLFPGAHGIEDAWNSGIKVSGVTIHIVDEGVDTGPILAQEKVLRLPNDTIELFEERIHQTEHMLYKSTLKKLFAENKKNK; this is encoded by the coding sequence ATGACGTTTCCAAAGATAGCCATCCTTATTTCAGGAACGGGATCTAATATGGAAAGCATCGTAAAAGCATGTAAAACAGGAGAATTAAAAGCAGAAGTAACTTTTGTAGGAAGCAGTTCATCCAGTGCTAAGGGGCTACAGACTGCTGCTTCTTATGGAATAGACACTTGTGTGTTTAACTATAAAAGTTTAGAGCGTGAGAAGGCAGAAAAAGAAATTATTGAAAAGATTATAAAAACCAACTCTGAGTGGATTATCCTTGCAGGATTTATGCGAGTATTATCTCCTGCGTTCGTTAAGCGTTTTACCGGAAAAATAATCAATATACATCCATCTCTTCTACCCTTATTTCCTGGAGCTCATGGTATAGAGGATGCGTGGAATTCCGGCATAAAGGTTTCAGGTGTCACCATACATATCGTTGATGAAGGCGTTGATACAGGCCCCATACTAGCGCAAGAAAAAGTATTAAGACTACCTAATGATACAATAGAGTTATTTGAAGAACGTATACATCAGACGGAACACATGCTCTACAAATCAACGCTAAAAAAACTCTTTGCTGAGAATAAAAAAAATAAATAA
- the purE gene encoding 5-(carboxyamino)imidazole ribonucleotide mutase, with protein sequence MTEAKIGIIMGSVSDAEIVKNGISVLEDLNIPFEIAIASAHRTPQDAQNYAKNAQSRGIKVLIAVAGLSAALPGVIAAATTLPVIGVPIKGGAMDGLDAMLSITQMPPGVPVASVGLNAVKNACLLAVRILAISDLEIREKIEDWIKKEANKVVQSRKKISGLLLAPEDSYK encoded by the coding sequence ATGACAGAAGCAAAAATAGGAATAATTATGGGGTCTGTGTCTGATGCAGAGATTGTAAAGAATGGCATCTCTGTTTTGGAAGATCTTAACATCCCCTTTGAAATAGCTATCGCGTCTGCTCACAGAACACCACAAGATGCACAAAACTATGCGAAAAATGCTCAATCCCGTGGCATAAAAGTTCTTATAGCTGTAGCCGGTCTTTCAGCTGCACTTCCAGGAGTAATTGCCGCTGCAACAACCCTACCTGTAATAGGTGTTCCCATAAAGGGAGGGGCTATGGATGGCTTGGATGCCATGCTTTCAATAACACAAATGCCTCCAGGAGTACCAGTTGCTTCCGTCGGACTTAATGCAGTAAAAAATGCTTGTCTACTGGCTGTTAGAATTTTAGCAATAAGTGATTTAGAAATTAGAGAAAAGATTGAAGATTGGATAAAAAAAGAAGCTAATAAAGTTGTCCAAAGTCGAAAAAAAATAAGTGGACTACTCTTGGCTCCCGAAGATTCATACAAATAA
- the cysK gene encoding cysteine synthase A, with product MDSIELLKLIGNTPLYKLSLDTEGAEIYIKLEGNNPGGSIKDRAAWGMLRRAESRGELKSNTLIVEPTSGNTGIGLALLGRALGLKVILTMPESMSIERRTILKSYGAEIILTPAAEGMQGAIVAAKNILKTKENALMLDQFSNPGNSWAHEKTTGPEIINQMPKNKKIAAFISGFGTGGTISGVGRALLKKYPKIEIVAVEPTSSPLVTKGYSGPHKIQGIGANFLPKILDASIVSRFMTVNDEDAFDTAKMLAVEKGIFSGISTGANVWAAIEIAKKFSKNTAVVTIQPDRGDKYLSIYSEE from the coding sequence GTGGATTCGATTGAATTATTAAAGCTTATTGGGAATACACCCCTATATAAGTTGTCCCTAGATACAGAAGGAGCAGAGATATATATAAAACTTGAAGGGAACAATCCGGGGGGGTCTATAAAGGATAGAGCCGCGTGGGGAATGTTAAGAAGAGCTGAAAGTAGAGGAGAGCTAAAAAGTAATACGTTAATAGTTGAGCCGACAAGCGGAAATACTGGAATAGGATTAGCTTTACTTGGGAGAGCTCTGGGTCTTAAAGTTATTTTAACGATGCCCGAATCCATGTCAATCGAACGACGAACAATATTAAAATCCTATGGAGCCGAGATAATCTTAACTCCGGCTGCAGAGGGAATGCAAGGTGCTATTGTAGCGGCGAAGAATATTCTTAAAACTAAAGAAAATGCCTTAATGCTAGATCAATTTTCAAATCCGGGAAACTCTTGGGCACATGAGAAAACTACAGGGCCAGAAATCATAAATCAAATGCCTAAAAATAAAAAAATAGCCGCTTTTATATCGGGGTTTGGCACTGGGGGGACAATCTCAGGTGTAGGGAGAGCGTTGCTTAAGAAATATCCAAAAATAGAAATTGTGGCAGTAGAGCCAACTTCTAGCCCTTTGGTAACTAAAGGATATTCTGGGCCTCATAAGATTCAAGGAATAGGTGCCAATTTTTTGCCCAAAATATTAGACGCTAGCATAGTATCGCGCTTTATGACGGTAAATGATGAAGATGCTTTTGATACAGCAAAAATGCTTGCGGTTGAGAAGGGGATTTTTAGTGGAATATCTACTGGAGCGAATGTGTGGGCTGCTATTGAAATAGCAAAAAAGTTTTCTAAGAATACAGCAGTAGTAACAATTCAACCCGATAGAGGAGATAAATATTTAAGTATATACTCTGAAGAATAA